In the Candidatus Nezhaarchaeales archaeon genome, AAGTTTAAATGTCCTGAGTTTGACGTACGCTCCTTACTAAGAATAGTAGGTAAACACTTAAAGTACCAGTTTAAACCTAGTCGAATAAGGAATGTTTGAGGGAAAAGCTGGTAGCTATTAAAACTTCCAGTACGATGATAGTATCCTTTTTAAGCGTTTAATCCGGTAGTCTACATGCCTTCTAACTTTAACGCTCGAAGGGATCAACCTCTCAAAGTATAGTGGGGGTAAGCCTGAGAAAGCGGCTATGGCGTTTAACACGCATCCAGGTAGATGCTTTAGGTTGTAGCCTCCTTCAAGTAACGCGATAAGCCTACCTCCACATACCTCTTCGGCCTCTTCACGTACCCTTTTAGCAATTTTATAGTAGCCGTTAACCGTAAGTCTCAGTCCTCCTAGAGGGTCTGCGTGATGAGCGTCAAAGCCTGCGGATACTACCATCCAATCCGGTTTAAACAGCGCTACGAGAGGATTAAACACCTCGTCGATAACGTTCAACACCTCTCTATCTCCAGCTGTTGGTGGTAGCGGCATGTTAACGTTGAACCCCTCACCTTCACCAACTCCCACCTCCTCAATAAACCCCGTGTACGGGTATAGGCCCTCCTGGTGGATTGAGAAATAAAGAACTTTTGAGCTTCCGTAGAATATTTCCTGCGTTCCATTACCGTGATGCGCATCCCAATCCAATATGAGGATCCTTCTAGCGCCTACCTCTATTAGGTAGCTCGATAGGATGGCGGCATTGTTAAAGACGCAAAACCCTCCACCTCTTCCTCTACTAGCGTGATGACCAGGCGGCCTAATAAGACAGAAGGCGTTCCTAATATCACCTTTACCGATATAGCTAGCGGCGGTTAAAGCCGCACCTATAGCTGCTAAAGCCGCCCTTAAACTGCCCTCACTAATCGGCGTATCCGGGGCTATGTAGCCTCCACCCTCCCGCTTTGAAATGGAGAGAACAGTATCTACATACTCATCACTATGCACCC is a window encoding:
- a CDS encoding histone deacetylase; the protein is MPPLLTGVFYSEECLKHETGLKHPERAARLTRVIGELLGRKELLETGLKVLTPLNADLAPVRRVHSDEYVDTVLSISKREGGGYIAPDTPISEGSLRAALAAIGAALTAASYIGKGDIRNAFCLIRPPGHHASRGRGGGFCVFNNAAILSSYLIEVGARRILILDWDAHHGNGTQEIFYGSSKVLYFSIHQEGLYPYTGFIEEVGVGEGEGFNVNMPLPPTAGDREVLNVIDEVFNPLVALFKPDWMVVSAGFDAHHADPLGGLRLTVNGYYKIAKRVREEAEEVCGGRLIALLEGGYNLKHLPGCVLNAIAAFSGLPPLYFERLIPSSVKVRRHVDYRIKRLKRILSSYWKF